TGCACGATGCCTTCAAACTCAGGCGTGATCCGTTGGACCGCTTCGACCATGTACTGGCACGGTGCACAAGCTTCGGAATCGAGAGTGATGATGTCGACGATCACCTTCTCCGTCCTGCCGTACTCGGACATATCCAAAACGTCGTCGAGCGTTCGGGTTTCGGCCAGCGCCGCAACGGTTTCTTGACGGTAAGGATCATGGATCAGTTTACCGATCGCTTCCAGGTTCTCCGACGGCGTGTCGTAGGCGATGTCGCATCCAGGGGCGAGGACAAAACCAGTCTGTTCGCCGAGTCTTAGACATTCCATTGCGTTCTTTTCGGCGTCTTCGGGTTTTCCTAGCAACAGCACCGTGGTCAATTGCAAGTTCCCACCAAAGCTGAGTCCGTGTTGACGACACACATCGCGGACGAAATCTAGTGGAATGTTCTCATCCACACAAAGGTTGTGTGCCCCCGTTTTGCACATCGATTCGACGTTCTGCTGTGCATGGCCGCAGACGAAGAACGATCCCAGAGCATTCTTTTCGCGAATCTTGTCAAACAGGGGTTTGGTGTAGGGTGTGACAAATTCGGCGAATTGATCGGGCCCAATTTGGCTGGTCATGGGGTCGACCACCGCAATCACGTCACAACCGGCTTCGAGGTAGTACTGCGACATGGCTAGGCCAACTTCGCTACAGAAATTCAGCAGTTCTTCCACGAACTCGGGAGCATCGAACATCTTCATGAAGATATCGGTGCCCAGTAGGTGCAGCGCCAGCGTGAACGGTCCGGTCACCAACCCGTAAAGGGCAAGATCAGGATGCTCCGCACGCAATCGACGCGTGACGTCAAGCACAAGCGGTATGCGGCCGAGGTCGGGCCCAGGAACGGACAAATCGGCCAGCGACTTTCCATCCGCGAGTGGATGAGAACGGACCGAGGGTGGCGTGTCGGCAGACCACTTCAAATCGCAACCCAGTGTTTCCGCTTCGATTTGCAGGTCAAAGGCAACGGGAATTCCATCGGGCTGATAACGCTCGATCGCGGTCGACAACCCGCGATGCATCAAATCCACCGACTTCAAATAGTCCTCGGCTGAGATGCCTAGTAACGCCGCGGCATGACAACCGACAAAGGGAACCCACGGAGCACGTTGGGTTGCTTCGCCGAGGAATGCAGAGCGAATCAGCGAGATACCTTGCCCATCGTTCTTGGTGGCCATCGCGTTCGGATTCTCCTAAAAAAAGAACATCTATCGTCGAGTTGCATCAGGAACCAACGTACCGATCGTACAGTGATCTCGCTAGGCTTGGCTGATCGGTTCCTTCAATCACCGCACGGCCGTCAGCAAATAAAGTCAAGCGGATTTCGGAGGCCGATGAATCGGCTGCGGTATTTAGTCGCACGAAGAACCGGTTGACTCGCACCTCACCCTCCGACTGCCACCGTTGGGCAACTTGCTTTAGCGGAACGACGGATTTGGACGCAGGCGTGATTTGAACGGCCCGGCGTCCGCACAAGACCACCGTGGAACCCGCTGTTGAAGTGGCCCCATTCAAGAAGTCGAACTGTCGCTCCCCACACGCTCGGCAATCTTGGCTCAGCTCCGGTGCAATGGAAAGCTCCCTGAATCGGTTCTGCCAAAAATCGATGGACCAGACTTTCTCGTGAACGGCATCCCGATTGCCGGACAACCACTTCAACGCCTCCATGGCTTGTAAGCTGGCGATCGCGTGGGTCGCCGCTCCGATCACGCCAGCGGTGTCACACGTAGCCACCGATGCTGCGGCGGGCGGGTTGGGCACGAGGCAGCGGAAACAGGGCGAGCCATCGCCGCGGAACAACCGAACTTGGCCTCCCGCACCGACACAGCCGCCGTGGACCCAGGCGGTTTGCGTCTGGAGCGACCAATCATTCAGAAGGAATCGGATCGCGAAATTATCGGCTGCATCGATGACCAAATCCGATCCTTTCAACACTGGGTCGATGTTGTCGGCCGTCAAATCGACCACCACCGGTTCGATTTCGATCGAACCGTTGATGCTCGTCAATCGTTCGGCGGCGGCTTCCGCTTTGGCGATTCCATGGAGCGCGTCGGCTTCGTCGAACAGTGATTGACGTTGCAGATTGGTCCATTCCACAATGTCGCGGTCCACCAATCGCAAACGCCCCACGCCTGCCCTCGCCAATATTTCGCTCGCGACGGTGCCGAGGGCGCCGCACCCGAGTACCGCTACCGAGGATTCGCCGATACGCTGTTGGCCCGCTTGGCCAATTGGTGCGAATTGGATTTGTCGGGCGTAACGACGTTCTTTGGAATCTTCCATTAATCTTCTCAATTGACCTATGCGTGCAAACCCAGTTCCGAATCTTGAACGATTGCAAGATCGAGCGCTGTTGCTACGACAAATTCGCTCGTTCTTTGATGCTGCTGGATTCTTGGAAGTTCAACCGCCCTGTTTGGCAGCTGGCTGTGTGGTGGATCCCTACATTGATCCGATCAAGGTATCGGCCAAACAATTGGGGATCGCCGAGCCCCAGCTGGCGGGTGACTATTTTTTGCAGACGTCGCCCGAGTTGTCGATGAAACGGATGTTGGCTGCCGGAGCCCCTTCTATCTATAGCGTGGCGCCGGTTTTTCGTGCAGGGGAGCGAGGCGATCAGCACAACATCGAATTTACGATGCTGGAATGGTACGATGTTGGGGCCGATCTTGCTTCGGGGATCAAGACCCTCAGCGATTTCGCGTGTGCCGTACTCGACTACCCAGACTGCGAATGTGTGACGTACCGCGATCTGTTTCGGCGGACGCTCGGATTGGATCCCATCGAGTGCCGACTCGAACGCTTGGTCGAGATGGCTGCGTGCATCGACGATTCGCTGGCACATTCCTTTGCCTGCGACCGCGACGGGTTACTTGATCTGTTGTTCACTCAGCGGATCCAACCGATGCTGGGAATCGACAAGCCCACCATTGTCAAGAATTATCCGCTCAGTCAAGCCGCGCTCGCTCGAGGATGTAGCGATGACAGCGACTGTGCCGCTCGATTCGAGTTGTTTGCTCGCGGCGTCGAACTGGCAAATGGCTATGACGAGTTGCTCGATCCCGAGATCTTGATCGAACGCACGCGAATCAGTAATCAGCGTCGGATCGCCAGCGGCCGCGCGGCGCTTCCGGAAAACCACGCGTTGCTCGATGCAATGAGGCATGGCATGCCACCGTCCGCAGGTGTCGCCGTGGGCGTTGATCGATTGTTGATGGTCAAGACCCACGCCAACTCCATTGCGAGTGTGATCCCCTTTCCGATCGAAATTGCATAAACGGCCCAAGTTTCACGGCCTTTCGGCCTTTCGCTACAATACAGGAAGTGTCTTTCTAGCGATGAGCCGTTAAACTAAAGAGTCTCTTCACATCTAAAGCGAGCGGTTGGCATGAAACAAAACACATCTTCGACTCGGCGATTGGCCGTCAACGCGGCTTTCCTGAAGGATATCAAGGATGACAGCCATCATTTGAAAGTACTTCTGGAGAAAATCAGTCCCATGGTTTCGCATGAAAAAATTGCGAGCAACCATTGGGGTGAGATCGTCGAATTGTGGTCGGAACTGCGTGATCAACTGGCGCTTCATTTTTCGCTTGAAGAGGCATATGGGTATTTCGAAGAAGCAATCGATACGGCGCCGGAACTGAGTACGAAAGCCGAGCAATTACGCGGGCAACATACACAACTGTTCGAATCGATCCGCCGCCTTGTCGAGGCCGCCAGTGAGGCACCGGCGGATCAAGAAGAACGGATCGCAAAGCTTCTGACTCGCTACATGAGCTTCATCAAGTCGTTTCAGGTTCATGAGGAAGCGGAATTAACGCTCATTTTAGAGGCGCTCGACAGCGACCTTGGTGTTTGCGACTAACGCTCCGCTCCGCTGCGGCTGTGCCGGCCTAGGGTGATTTGACCATTTTCACGACTTCTAAAACGCTGGCGGGTGGCAGCGGCGGGGTGTGGGGTTTGTCGTGGTTCGCTCCGAGCGTTTCCCAGCGAAGGATGAATTTGGTATTCGGATCCGGTGAACGCCCCGAATCGCCAGCAAGCTGCACCGAAATGCCCTCAAATTCAATCGTCGGTTGCTGCATGGGTTCGGGGTAAGTTGCGTGGATCGAAACGGGCCGGTCGATCGGTAACAGCGAATCGGCGTCGAGAAATAGATTTCCAGTTCCATGATCTCGGTGCCAATAGCGAACCGCCAACACACCGGGTTCAACCAATTTGGGAGCGGTCGCGCGAATGCCAATGAATGGCATCGCCCCGCGACCGCCAAATGGGATCTCTTCGTTCCAGCGGGTGATCACATGCCGGTGCCACGCGCCGTTTTCAAACCTGGCAATGTAGATCTGCATGTGCTCGCTTTCATCGCGCCGGTGATACGTGATCATGGGGCGATTGTTTGGGTCGAATGAGAAATTCAATCCGCTGTTGATGATTCCTCCGCCGGGTGGAACGGGATCCACAATCAGTTCGCTCTGTCCAAGTGTCATCGGCAGCGTGATGGGATCTCCATCGGCCGTTTCCCAACGGCGCAAGTCTCGGCTCCGCGCGTGGGACAAATCATGATTCGTTGCACAATCGGGTGTGTCCCGCCAAACCCAAACGACGTGAAACCACCCGTCCGGCCCCTTTACCGGGCCAAGGGGATACGCATTTCGCATGCCTTCCCCCTCAAACAGAGGGGTGTCGAGGAATCGGCTCCAGCTTTTCGAATCCACGTCGTAGCGGTTGTAAAAGCGCCGTCCATTGCCGCTGCCGCCGCTGCGATAGTTGAACAGCAAATTGCCATCGGAGTCACTCAGGAAGTGGGGGTAGGTGCATTTTTGCTCATCGTTGCCCGTCATCGCTTGTGGCATCATCGTCGTAATGTCTCCCGGTTTTTCGGAACGGAAGTAAACCAGAGGCACACAGTGCATGTTGCCAGAGAGATGCAAATGGCCAGTCGAGTCAATCGCCATTGTGATGTAGTTGTGCGAATCCCATCCGATCTTGCTGGGTAGTGTGATGGATTGCCATTGCGTGCTGTCGAGTGCTCGGCTCGCGACGATCATCTCATGATGTTCGTTGTAGTAGGCAACGTATTGTTGGTTTTCGTTGGTCAGCAAACAAAAACCGACTCGGACCCACGACGGCACCTGATCGATCGCTACCTTTTCGGCTATTCGGTATTGCGCAGAGAGGCTCTCGCCAGCGCCGGATGACGAGACAAGCAGGAGGAGCGAGCATCCAAATGCCAAGAAACGGGCAGTCAGTGGGTACGGCATCAGAAATTGGGGGGTGAAACAGGGTGGGAAGAATCAAGGCGGAAGCGTTGTAGTTTAACAAATCCGACCGCGTGGATCGCATCATTGCGGAGCGCGTTCACCCAGATTTTTACTGCGAATCGCGTTTTTCTAGGTAAATCAGGCATTTGTGCAAGTGATTCTCGGTAGGGGCTGCGATCAGGCAATCGAGGTGACAGCAGTTTTGGGAGGGACAGGCAACCTTGGGTGTGTGTTAACAACCTGGATTCGAACCTCAATTGTGGGTGAATCCCTATTCACAGCCGGCTATTTCGTATAAGATTCTCGCTTGGTTGGTCGATTGTGCATCCGTCGCTAGCGTTCCTGGCCGACTCGCGCCGCTTCCCTCCGTCCTGTTTGGTGAGTTTCCAAGCAGGCACCTATTTTTAGTAGACCCGTGATAAGAAAGCGGGTTGTCCATCCTTGCACAGGAGTTTTGCGTTGGGCAGGAAATTGTATTGTGGGAACTTGAGCTTTGGCGTCTCAAGTTCAGATTTGGAGCAATTATTTGCTCAGTTTGGCACGGTCGAGAGTGCGCAGGTTATTACCGATCGCGACAGTGGTCGAAGCAAAGGCTTCGGTTTTGTCGAAATGGGAAGCGATGCGGAAGCTCAGGCAGCGATTACCGGATTGAACGAAGTTGAACACGAAGGACGGTCTTTGACCGTTAATGAAGCACGACCGCGCGAAGAGCGTGGCGGTGGTGGTGGCGGCGGCCGAGGTGGTCGCGGCGGCTACGGCGGTGGCGGTGGCGGCGGTGGTCGCGGCGGCTACGGCGGTGGCGGTGGCGGCGGCGGAGGTCGCGGCGGCTACGGTGGTGGTGGCGGAGGCGGCGGTCGTGACCGCGGCGATCGCTACTAAGTTTCACCGAAACGAATGAAATTGTTGAAAAGGGAATCGGCCTTGCGTCGACTCCCTTTTTTCGTGCGCCGTACGCGGTTGAACCCCACTGCCGCGTGCGTCACAATTCGCCCCATGAGACCTTCCGAACCCATCGTGCTTGGGCTCTGGCCGATCGCCGGAGTCACCACCCTTGGCGTGACGCCAACCGACGCGAACGCAACGATCGCCAAGGCGATTGAGAAAGGCGTCACCACCTTTGACACCGCGTACAGCTACGGCTACGAAGGTGACAGCGACAAACTCCTTCGGCCGTTTTTGCAGCGTGATCGTGACCGGTTCCAAGTGATTGGCAAAGTGGGCCAGCGTTGGACCGCTTCACACGAAAGGGTGGTCGACGGATCGCCCGAGCAGTTGACGGCCGATGCGGAAGAATCCCTACAACGACTTGGCATCGAGCGATTTGACCTGTTGATGCTTCACGCGGTGGATCCCAACGTGGATGTCGCCCGATCGGCTGCGGCGTTGGTGGCGCTGAAGCAGCGAGGCCTTTGCCAGGAGATAGGTGTTTGTAACGTGACCGCATCGGAGCGACGTGAGTTCGTCGCTTCGGCTCCCTGTCGCGCGATTCAAACGCCGCTGAATATGTTGCAACGTGAAGCACTTGAGCAATTGGTGCCCGATTGTCTTGCCGACCAAACGGACGTCTACGTTTACTGGACGTTGATGAAAGGCTTGTTGGCTGGCAAGATCACGCGCGACCATCAATTTGCTGAAGGCGACAGTCGTCCCAAGTATGCGGTCTTTCAGGGCGATACCCGTCGGCGTACTCATGATTTTCTGGACGCGATCCAGCCGATTGCGGACCAGCTGGGTTTGACGATCGCCCAGTTGTCGATCAGTTGGACCCTTTCACAGCCGGGAATCACGGCGGCGCTGGTCGGAGCCCATCGTCCCGAACAAATCGAGGAGACGTGTGGCGCAATGCGGCTCTCGTCGGCGACCGTCGCCCAAATCGATTCGCGGATCGCACAGCATGGCTTCTAAGGCGAGAGGCAAAAGAGCTCTTACCGTACCCCAGTTCTTAGCCGTGACGCACCGCTAGTCTCGTGTTGCAGCTCGCAGCCTGCACGACGACATCGGTTGTCCGTAGGTTCCATACCGACCGATTCACTTTTTCGATTCGCTGGATGGGGAAAAGACCTCGACGCCGCTCAACGTCCCACCGCCACGTTTTGGGCTTCCGCATGCGATGTAGATACGCCCGTTATGCACCACCGCTTGGCTGCCGTGGCGTCCTTGTTGCATGTTTGCCAATCGCGTCCAGCTTGCTGTTTCAGGGTCGAGCATCCAGCTGTTCGCGACAGCGGTTTCTGCGGTTTCGCCGCCAAAGTAGATGATCTTACCCGCGATCGCGACCACCCCGCCGGCCGCGGTGCCGATCGGCAACGGTGCGTCTTCAAGCGTCGACCAGGTCCCCGATTGAAAATCGTAAACGTCGACGGCGGTTTCGGTGGCTCCAAAAAACGCACCGAACTGCGGCGTGTGCAAACTGGTGTTGCGGCCGCCGATGCAATAGAACTTGTCACCGACAACGACCGCATGAAAGTGGTCACGAATGTGCGGCGCGTCGGGCAATCGCTTCCATTGCCCGGTGGCGGGGTCGTACTCGTCAAACCAGTTGTTCGTGCCGCTGGTGTGGCCCAAGGTGATTCCGCAGGCCATGTAGATCTTGCCGTTATAGATGGCGGTACCCGCACCACCGCGGCGTCGATCTTCAGGGATGGGATCCCCAATCGTCCAAGCGTCTGAAATCGGATCGTAGATTTGCACGTTTTCCATCGGTGGTTCTTTGGGGTATTTCCCGGTCATTGCACCGACGATGTAGATTTTGTTGTTCCAGACGACGCTTTGAAAATGGTGAATCAATGGCGTCGTGACGCTCATCGTATCCCAAACGCTGCTGTCAGGATCGAAACGATCGATTTGGCGTGATTCTCGTCCACCAATCAAGTAGAACTTGCCGTCGTGATTGACAAAGGTTGTTTCATGACGTGCCGTGGGTTTACCCTTGGTTTCCAATGTCTGCCAGCGTCCTGTTGAAACGGCCGAATTGGCATCCACAACCGCGTCGTCGTTTGCGAGCGTTCGGCGATCCCAGGTCGACACAGTGAAACCGAACACGAAGAGACAGACGACCGATACAAGGGGCCGAGAAAATCGTAGGGCGGCACGGCCGCAGCGAAGCGAGCTGCCGCTCGGAGTGGCGTTGGCCCGCTCCCGTTGGTCGCTAGAATCGTGTTGAATTAATCTCCATTTCGCCGATAACTGATGTAGGGCGGCACGGCCGCAGCGAGCGAGCCGCCGCTCGGGGACATCATCATGGCAAGAGGATAGGGACTCGTCCGATGACTGATTTTGAGTCGTTTGGGTGAACATGGATGCAACAGGGTTCCGGGGGGTGAAGAGTGTTTGCTGGTGGGCTGTCAGCACTAAATCTTAGGGTAGTGGATTTCGCCAGAAATCCGTAACTCAAATAGTCTTGGAGACTTCTGGCGAAGTCCACTACGTCCCAACTCGCAGTTTTATACTTGACAGTCCACTCGTATTCCGCCGCAGCTCAATGTTCGGGAAGGGCCGCTTCCTACCGGCCACACTCTCAAGCGATTTGGCCGGCGGGAACCGGCCCTACTCCGAACGCCTACTCGCAATTCAAGCTGAGTCGGAATACGAGCGATTGCCAATCGATGCTAACGTAGTGACAGCGACCCGGCAACGATTGAGGTCGCGGAAAGGGGATGCCCCGCCCCCGATTTGCTAAGTGGAAGGCAGGAAGGGCGAAAATGCTCGATTACCTATTTAGTTGCGGCAACTCGGCCGCCGCTTTGGGATCGGGAATCCATAGATCTTCGACTTGTTGCCCCCCGGCTTCGTGTCGCATCAGCAAATAGACGCCTCCAATGAGTGCCCAGGCAAAGGCGAAACAGCTCGCGATCGGGAGGATGGATAGAATTTGGCCAACCCAGCCAGATAGTTCAGCCGGCGCGGCCGCCAAATCAAGAACCGTCCACGAAATCAATGCGGCAGTCAATGCAACGGTGGTCGCCAACAACGCGACGACCATCAGCAGCACCCAGGCAACGGCCAAGTGGATCAGCAAGTGCAGAGGTCTGCGGTAAAGGTACTCGTACCCTCGGCTTAGCGAGTCGAGCGAATCGGGGTCTTTTTCATTTGACAAGGCGGACCAAGCGAGCGGGACCGCGACGTTGGCTCCGAAAGCCAAAAGACCGCAGGGGATGCTGAGTAGCGCAATGAAGATTGCTCCGGGGATTTGAACCGCGAGACTCTCGGGGGCCAATCGAGTGCCCCAGGCGACGGCGAAGATCATCACGGCCATCATCAACACACATGCGAACGGAACAAGTGCCGCAATCCAAGCCGACGGGGATCTCTTGACCGCCATTCGAGATGCTTCCGCGATGGGCATCATGCTACGGCCTGCCGTCAACAAGGCTCCTTGGCGGGCGAACACGAGGGCTGCTGGAGCCCAAACGAGCAGCGTCCAGAGGATGGAACCACCACATGCCAACAGACTTCGGTCTGCCAGCCCCGGATGGAACAAGGTGGTCGCATTGATCCCGCGAAAATATCCCGTCAGTTGGGTGAGCGAGTCGTTGGAGGCATGCATCAGGGATGTGGCACTTCCATCAATGGCAGCCAATTGCAACCGTTCGTGCGAAACGCAGTACGGCCCAAGCCACCAAACCATCAACGTCAAGACGCTCAGACTCACCATCGTTGGCGAACCGGCAAACCGCAGCGTCCGCACCAAACGCAACCAGCCGAACAGGTCAACCCATTCGCGCACCCGGCTGAGAATCCCGACCTCCAAATCATGGCCGGTGTGCACGGTCACTCCGTCGTGCTGGTTGGAGGTGGGAGGTGTCGTTTGACTCATTTCGATTCCTAAACGCTTCTCGTCGCGACGGGTCGGCTTCCGACCAAAATTTAGCGGAACGATACACGTTGCCATAGCCGCGGGTTGGGAATCGGTGATCTCGTCGTTGGGGTTCCCGCTGATTCGACTCGTGCCGAGACGAACCAGCTTTGGTTGGCGTGGATGGGCAAAGCCGACAAGTCGCGTCGAAGAATCGCAAGCTCGAAATCGATCGTCTGTTCCGTCTCCTTTGTCGCGACGTACCACGTCGGTTGCCACTCGGTGTGGCCGTCGACTGCATCATGCGTCTTGCCCGAGGTTGTGGTTTCCAGCTCAAATGCGGTTAGCAAGTCGAGATCGGTGTCTACGAGAATGTGCAGTCGATCGGATTGACTGAGGTCATGGTCCCGATTCGTTTTGGATTCCATCTCCGTTGGGTCGTGTTGAAGCAACGTTTTCTCGCAGCGAACGAACAGATAGACAAACTGATCGTCGTAACCCATTTGAAAGGGTGCGGCGCCGTCGACCGCTCGGCCCGTCGATTGCCAGAACGGTTCGTCGTTCGAACCGTCCAGCTTAGGACGCTCGGTCGCTTGGGCTGCGACCACACTGGCCGACGGGTTGTCTTGAAGCAAGGGGGTCCAATCGTTCGAGGACGGCGTGTTTACCAATCGGCGGTAGTTTCCCGATTCGGGGCTCACGACTTCCAACGAATCCGCATCACCTCGTTGGCGTGAAGCTTCACCCGCAATCAAGACAAGCGGGTGAAATTCCCATGCCAAATCCACTTCACGGGTTCGATTGGAAGTGGCCCCTTGTTTGCCGAGCGGCGTTGGGTTGGCCACGGCCACCTGCAAGGGGCTGATTCCTGACGCTTGCGTCACACGGTTTGCCTCGATTTGGAAGGGTGATACCGCGACCTGCTGGATCGTTGGCTCTGTGGTCGATTGACCGGCGACCGCTGCGGACATCGCGATCACGCTGCGCAATTTTTGCCACTCGCGACTGTTGAGCATGGCATCGAGCCGTAGACCGGACCATTTTCCAAACGAATGGTCGGCGAATCGATCGACGCAGTGCCGCAGCAACTGCTCTTGAAAGGAAATGGCCAGCGGGAGGGTCTTTGAATCGAAATGATCAAGTTTCTTATGGATGGACCATGCCAATCGCAACTGGTCTTGAGTCGCCGTTTGATCGAGTAGTGTCTTCAGCGACTTCGCGAATGCATCGGCTGAGGAGCTGTGGCGAATCAATTGTTCGACTCGCCTCGATTCGCTCAAGCGAGCCTGAACCACCTGCAACTCACGCCGATTCGCCCGTTGCTGCTCCAATGCGAGTTTTTGTCCTGGATCCATCGGAAGACCCGCGGTGACCGAATCACCACGACGAGAACGGTCCGCCATGTCGTAGAAATACTTCATGGAAATCATCGCCTCGGAGGAGGTTTCGGGCGCGACGTACTGAAGTGAATCCTCCCATAAATCGTTCGCCACGGCTCCGACAAGAGGCATCAGGGCGTTCGGATGAAGCGTACGGTCGCCCCCGCTTTGCCAGCTGTAACGGATTACGCGGCCAATTCCCGCTGCGACCGCAAGTTGGGTGAAGGCGTCACGAGTGCCGCTGTCGAGCGACTGATCGACAACAACGACGCTGGGCCGATGAATGGAGATCCAGTTCTTTGCTTCCACGGCAATCGCATGGCCCGCCGCATCGGCAGGATGGATCGCATCCACGGCTGCAGCGCCGAGCGCCGCAGCAGCCTGACGGGCCAGTTCCAATTCGCCACTCGATTTGGCGTCTCGCAGCAGCACACTGATCCGTTGTCCGCTTGCCAATGCTTCGGATCCTATCAAGGGCCACGGAACCGTGGCGGCGTTGCGGGCGATGATCAAGACGGCCGTGCGTCGTTGGCTTCCACGGATGGCTTCCCAGTTTCCAGATGGACGCTCGCTGCGAAGAATCACACCGTGATCGCCGACTGCGAACCAAGTGCTTGCACCGGAACCTTGTTGGACGTCAGCAACGTCACGAACCACGGTTGACGCACCCGTGGCTTGGACCCATGCCAATCGGACTGCCGAATCCGCCTCGCGAGGCAACTCAGACGGGCCGTCCAATTCACCCGTGCTGGTCCACGATCGTCCACCGTCGTGACTTTCGAACTCGCGAGATTCTGCGGCCGAGGACCAATCGCCGATGGCCACCACGGCGTTGTCTTGTTTGCGCCGGCTCAACGTGGCCAGTCGCGGTAGTTCCTTGTCGCTGCCTCGCTGCCATCGTTTGCCACCATCGTCGGACCAAATGACGACCGCTCGGCTGATTTGGGTGATTCGGTCGTATTGCCCCCCCACGGCAACCGCTTGGGTATCATTGATCCAAATCACATCGTTCAACCCACAAGCCACGCTGCTGGATTGTTGTTGCCAGGAAGTCCCGGCGTCCTCGGATCGCAACAAGACGCCATGGTCGCCAACCGCCAATCCAAGTTGGCCGTTTGGGCTAAAACCAATCGCCTGCAGCGATGCGTCTTCGCGGAGCCGCTGGCTCGGGGTGTACGAGGCGGCGGATTGCATGGCGGATTGGGCGGCCAAATTGGGCGAAAGGCAAGCCGCGGTAAGCCAAGCCGTGGTAAGCCAAACGGCGATCAGGCAGAACCTCGCCTTGGTTTTGCTTCGGAGACGTGTCGGTTTCATTGCTTAAGCCATCCATCCTTTGACCAGTACCAAAGTTCCCAGCAGAGCGGCCCATCCGAGAAAAAGATTCGCGGCGACATAGACCGATGCGGCCAGCCATCGTTGTTCGTCGGCCAGAAAGATCGATTCGGCAGCGAACGTAGAAAATGTGGTCAACGCGCCGAGAAAACCGACCCGAAGGCCCAGCAATGCCGCGGGGGAAATCGCAGCGGATGCGGCGCAGTATTCCGCTAAACCGCCGATTGCGGCGCATCCGATCACGTTGGCGATCGTCGTGCCTACCATCGCACTGCTGCCGGGGATCGCGATGGCCGTCAAGGTGATCCCATATCGGGCGACCGCTCCACATGCTCCTCCAGCCGCTACGGCTACGAGATTGGACCAAGTTGTCATTGTCTGAAACCGAATGAACCATTGCCTAAGTCGAGGTGCCAACTTACGTTAGACGCGTAGCGTCGGTCTTTTGGCTGGCGGCGTAAACGTCAATTTTCGAAACTTCCT
This window of the Novipirellula artificiosorum genome carries:
- a CDS encoding uroporphyrinogen decarboxylase family protein, yielding MATKNDGQGISLIRSAFLGEATQRAPWVPFVGCHAAALLGISAEDYLKSVDLMHRGLSTAIERYQPDGIPVAFDLQIEAETLGCDLKWSADTPPSVRSHPLADGKSLADLSVPGPDLGRIPLVLDVTRRLRAEHPDLALYGLVTGPFTLALHLLGTDIFMKMFDAPEFVEELLNFCSEVGLAMSQYYLEAGCDVIAVVDPMTSQIGPDQFAEFVTPYTKPLFDKIREKNALGSFFVCGHAQQNVESMCKTGAHNLCVDENIPLDFVRDVCRQHGLSFGGNLQLTTVLLLGKPEDAEKNAMECLRLGEQTGFVLAPGCDIAYDTPSENLEAIGKLIHDPYRQETVAALAETRTLDDVLDMSEYGRTEKVIVDIITLDSEACAPCQYMVEAVQRITPEFEGIVQWREHKIKYREEIVFMTSLMVKNVPTICIDGQITFVSQIPPRDELIAAIQKRINQKMRDRIREQHASVFVLGESEEACEETRQGVERAITELGSDVTVSVVTDPFEIRRFGIPMSQTPAVVTAKYRVQSTQSLPPTAIIKEWIKTLA
- a CDS encoding ThiF family adenylyltransferase, producing MEDSKERRYARQIQFAPIGQAGQQRIGESSVAVLGCGALGTVASEILARAGVGRLRLVDRDIVEWTNLQRQSLFDEADALHGIAKAEAAAERLTSINGSIEIEPVVVDLTADNIDPVLKGSDLVIDAADNFAIRFLLNDWSLQTQTAWVHGGCVGAGGQVRLFRGDGSPCFRCLVPNPPAAASVATCDTAGVIGAATHAIASLQAMEALKWLSGNRDAVHEKVWSIDFWQNRFRELSIAPELSQDCRACGERQFDFLNGATSTAGSTVVLCGRRAVQITPASKSVVPLKQVAQRWQSEGEVRVNRFFVRLNTAADSSASEIRLTLFADGRAVIEGTDQPSLARSLYDRYVGS
- the epmA gene encoding EF-P lysine aminoacylase EpmA, translated to MRANPVPNLERLQDRALLLRQIRSFFDAAGFLEVQPPCLAAGCVVDPYIDPIKVSAKQLGIAEPQLAGDYFLQTSPELSMKRMLAAGAPSIYSVAPVFRAGERGDQHNIEFTMLEWYDVGADLASGIKTLSDFACAVLDYPDCECVTYRDLFRRTLGLDPIECRLERLVEMAACIDDSLAHSFACDRDGLLDLLFTQRIQPMLGIDKPTIVKNYPLSQAALARGCSDDSDCAARFELFARGVELANGYDELLDPEILIERTRISNQRRIASGRAALPENHALLDAMRHGMPPSAGVAVGVDRLLMVKTHANSIASVIPFPIEIA
- a CDS encoding hemerythrin domain-containing protein, with product MKQNTSSTRRLAVNAAFLKDIKDDSHHLKVLLEKISPMVSHEKIASNHWGEIVELWSELRDQLALHFSLEEAYGYFEEAIDTAPELSTKAEQLRGQHTQLFESIRRLVEAASEAPADQEERIAKLLTRYMSFIKSFQVHEEAELTLILEALDSDLGVCD
- a CDS encoding BNR repeat-containing protein; translation: MPYPLTARFLAFGCSLLLLVSSSGAGESLSAQYRIAEKVAIDQVPSWVRVGFCLLTNENQQYVAYYNEHHEMIVASRALDSTQWQSITLPSKIGWDSHNYITMAIDSTGHLHLSGNMHCVPLVYFRSEKPGDITTMMPQAMTGNDEQKCTYPHFLSDSDGNLLFNYRSGGSGNGRRFYNRYDVDSKSWSRFLDTPLFEGEGMRNAYPLGPVKGPDGWFHVVWVWRDTPDCATNHDLSHARSRDLRRWETADGDPITLPMTLGQSELIVDPVPPGGGIINSGLNFSFDPNNRPMITYHRRDESEHMQIYIARFENGAWHRHVITRWNEEIPFGGRGAMPFIGIRATAPKLVEPGVLAVRYWHRDHGTGNLFLDADSLLPIDRPVSIHATYPEPMQQPTIEFEGISVQLAGDSGRSPDPNTKFILRWETLGANHDKPHTPPLPPASVLEVVKMVKSP
- a CDS encoding RNA recognition motif domain-containing protein; the protein is MGRKLYCGNLSFGVSSSDLEQLFAQFGTVESAQVITDRDSGRSKGFGFVEMGSDAEAQAAITGLNEVEHEGRSLTVNEARPREERGGGGGGGRGGRGGYGGGGGGGGRGGYGGGGGGGGGRGGYGGGGGGGGRDRGDRY
- a CDS encoding aldo/keto reductase, which translates into the protein MRPSEPIVLGLWPIAGVTTLGVTPTDANATIAKAIEKGVTTFDTAYSYGYEGDSDKLLRPFLQRDRDRFQVIGKVGQRWTASHERVVDGSPEQLTADAEESLQRLGIERFDLLMLHAVDPNVDVARSAAALVALKQRGLCQEIGVCNVTASERREFVASAPCRAIQTPLNMLQREALEQLVPDCLADQTDVYVYWTLMKGLLAGKITRDHQFAEGDSRPKYAVFQGDTRRRTHDFLDAIQPIADQLGLTIAQLSISWTLSQPGITAALVGAHRPEQIEETCGAMRLSSATVAQIDSRIAQHGF